A region of Subdoligranulum variabile DNA encodes the following proteins:
- a CDS encoding AAA family ATPase gives MNAQCIMLCSGKGGTGKSTVSVLLGAALARLGRKVLLVELDSGLRSVDIIAGVYGRTVYDIEDVLCGRCEAGKAIVPSPLYPGLSVISAPYEGGDVEAAPLGRLLMAVRPYFDFVLLDTAAGMGAPFTAAVTVADKALLVLTPDPVALRDGKIVADRILSGGRPQSTVRLVMNRVTRDSFGKRAAVFDLDECIDTVGAQLLAVIPESRELQQAGVHGSIPSPGDPAVTAGQAMAKRLCGQRVPLTF, from the coding sequence TTGAACGCACAATGTATCATGCTCTGTTCCGGCAAAGGCGGCACCGGCAAAAGCACCGTTTCGGTGCTGCTGGGCGCCGCACTGGCCCGGCTGGGCCGCAAGGTCCTGCTGGTGGAACTGGATTCCGGTCTGCGCAGCGTCGATATTATCGCCGGTGTATATGGCCGTACCGTTTATGATATTGAAGATGTTCTCTGCGGTCGGTGCGAGGCTGGCAAGGCCATCGTACCCAGTCCGCTGTATCCCGGACTTTCGGTCATCAGCGCCCCATATGAAGGCGGCGACGTCGAAGCGGCACCGTTGGGGCGGCTGCTGATGGCCGTACGTCCGTATTTTGATTTTGTCCTGTTGGATACCGCCGCCGGCATGGGAGCCCCTTTCACCGCGGCGGTCACGGTAGCGGACAAGGCCCTGCTGGTGCTGACCCCCGACCCCGTGGCCCTGCGGGACGGCAAGATTGTGGCTGACCGGATCCTAAGCGGCGGCCGTCCCCAGAGTACCGTGCGGCTGGTCATGAACCGGGTCACCCGGGACAGTTTCGGCAAACGGGCGGCGGTCTTCGATCTGGATGAATGCATCGATACCGTAGGAGCCCAGCTGCTGGCGGTCATCCCCGAAAGCCGGGAACTGCAGCAAGCGGGCGTCCACGGCTCTATTCCCTCCCCCGGGGATCCTGCCGTAACCGCCGGGCAGGCAATGGCAAAACGTCTATGCGGGCAGCGTGTCCCGCTTACCTTTTAA
- the mgsA gene encoding methylglyoxal synthase, giving the protein MIIALVAHDSKKELMVQFCTAYRHILSQHQLIATGTTGRLVEENTGLTVQKFLPGGHGGDQQIMARIACDEVDMLLFFRDPISAKPSEPNEMNLLRICDVHNIPVATNIATAEVLIHGLEHGDLDWRTILNPQH; this is encoded by the coding sequence ATGATAATCGCCTTGGTGGCACACGACTCCAAAAAGGAGTTGATGGTGCAGTTCTGCACCGCCTATCGGCATATACTGTCGCAGCACCAACTGATCGCCACCGGTACCACCGGCCGGCTGGTAGAGGAAAACACTGGCCTGACCGTACAGAAATTTCTGCCGGGCGGCCACGGCGGTGACCAGCAGATCATGGCACGCATCGCCTGCGATGAGGTGGACATGCTGCTGTTCTTCCGTGACCCCATCAGCGCCAAGCCCAGTGAGCCCAACGAGATGAACCTGCTGCGCATCTGCGATGTGCACAACATTCCGGTGGCGACCAACATCGCCACCGCCGAAGTGCTGATTCACGGCCTGGAGCACGGCGACCTCGACTGGCGTACCATCCTCAACCCGCAGCATTGA
- a CDS encoding zf-HC2 domain-containing protein yields MKLPCYLVRDLLPLYKDEVCESETAADLREHLEHCPDCRRLWERMQETVLLEEEAARARREEQADALRRVRKNQRKKRMLTALAAVLATLCVVYLGLRLLHDYANHTYLDYDVDDILKAEYEEHPEEGENPLEGDGLYITLNPTKYSSLSKTAFLDTEEGKVLVFTLGNSLWNKWMGTQWYGLKEGELFKEGICTVGNFGRSIVDELVAAYYLPNSEFEDWESHWVSSVPDNAVLVWQRDAG; encoded by the coding sequence ATGAAACTGCCCTGTTATCTGGTGCGCGACCTGTTGCCGTTGTATAAAGACGAAGTCTGCGAATCCGAGACTGCTGCTGACCTGCGGGAACATCTGGAACATTGTCCGGACTGCCGACGTCTGTGGGAAAGGATGCAGGAAACCGTTCTGCTGGAGGAGGAGGCAGCCCGGGCGCGGAGAGAAGAGCAGGCCGATGCGCTGCGCCGGGTTCGCAAAAACCAGAGGAAAAAACGGATGCTGACCGCGCTGGCGGCAGTGCTGGCCACCCTGTGTGTGGTGTATCTTGGATTGCGATTGCTGCATGACTATGCCAATCATACCTATCTGGATTATGATGTGGATGATATCCTGAAAGCAGAATATGAGGAGCACCCGGAAGAGGGAGAAAATCCTCTGGAAGGAGATGGATTGTATATCACGTTGAACCCGACGAAATATAGTTCATTGTCGAAGACTGCTTTCCTGGATACTGAGGAAGGTAAGGTACTGGTCTTTACCCTGGGCAATTCACTGTGGAATAAATGGATGGGCACCCAATGGTACGGACTGAAAGAAGGGGAACTTTTCAAGGAAGGGATCTGCACCGTGGGGAACTTTGGCCGTTCCATAGTGGATGAATTGGTGGCCGCTTACTATTTGCCCAACAGTGAATTTGAAGATTGGGAATCCCACTGGGTAAGCTCGGTGCCCGATAATGCTGTCCTGGTCTGGCAGCGCGACGCAGGATAA
- a CDS encoding RNA polymerase sigma factor — protein MDKDRFEQVYIQYHKVVYAYLLSLCRSEELAADLAQETFYKALRGIDRFQGECALNVWLCSIAKHALMDYYRRHRRETPLPEQAADSTDVDPLPGEKLEQRQAALAVYRALHALPEPYREVFWLRVYGELSFAEIGALHGKTENWARVTYYRARAKLKEALP, from the coding sequence GTGGACAAAGACCGCTTTGAACAGGTGTATATTCAATACCACAAGGTCGTCTATGCCTATCTGCTGTCGCTGTGCCGCAGCGAGGAACTGGCCGCCGATCTTGCCCAGGAGACCTTTTACAAGGCGCTGCGCGGGATAGACCGGTTCCAGGGCGAATGTGCACTGAACGTATGGCTGTGCAGCATCGCCAAACATGCCTTGATGGATTATTACCGCCGTCACCGCAGGGAAACACCGCTGCCGGAGCAGGCGGCCGATTCCACGGACGTCGACCCGCTGCCCGGAGAAAAGCTGGAGCAGCGGCAGGCGGCGCTGGCGGTATACCGGGCGCTTCATGCCCTGCCGGAACCCTACCGGGAAGTGTTCTGGCTTCGGGTTTACGGGGAACTGAGCTTTGCGGAGATCGGGGCCCTGCACGGAAAAACAGAAAACTGGGCACGGGTGACCTACTACCGCGCCCGTGCCAAACTGAAGGAGGCTTTGCCATGA